Proteins found in one Cobetia sp. L2A1 genomic segment:
- a CDS encoding GntP family permease: MSILAILISLGLLMFLAYRGITVLLLAPLMAALAVILSGDAGTLLPSYTVTFMSQLGGYLAKFFPLFILGALFGQLMADSGAAHAISEGLVKRLGSRHVILTVVLACAILTYGGVSLFVVAFAVYPIGAQLFQRTGTPKRLLPAAIALGSFTFTMTALPGTPAIQNAIPIPYFQTNSFAAPGLGIIAGLMMLGLGTWWLKGRASKAQAQGEHYGTHPDEGLETDAAPVAKMSMMTALIPLIMVIGLNALLTYLIFPRIDFSYLAEAFPDLKPAGATGMWSILIALAIASTWLVITRWKQWSDIKTTVNNGCFGAMLPVFNTASEVGYGAVIASLAGFAIVKEAVLGLYPSNPLISEAVAVNVLAGITGSSSGGMSIALSTLGSTYMEMAVKTGIDPELMHRVAALAAGSMDTLPHSGAVITLLAICKLTHRQSYGQMFMMTVAFPMLALITVVILGSVVGSF; encoded by the coding sequence ATGAGTATTCTTGCCATTCTGATCTCGCTTGGGCTGCTGATGTTCCTGGCCTATCGCGGCATCACTGTCCTGTTGCTTGCCCCTCTGATGGCAGCACTTGCTGTCATCTTGTCCGGCGATGCCGGCACGCTTCTCCCAAGCTATACCGTGACCTTCATGAGTCAGCTGGGCGGCTATCTGGCCAAGTTCTTCCCACTGTTCATTCTCGGGGCCTTGTTCGGTCAGCTAATGGCAGATTCCGGCGCAGCGCATGCCATCTCCGAAGGCCTGGTCAAGCGGCTGGGCAGTCGCCACGTGATATTGACCGTCGTACTGGCCTGCGCAATCCTCACTTACGGCGGCGTGTCGTTGTTCGTGGTGGCGTTCGCGGTCTATCCCATCGGGGCGCAGTTATTCCAACGCACGGGCACGCCGAAGCGACTGTTACCCGCTGCGATTGCACTCGGTTCCTTCACGTTCACGATGACAGCCTTGCCAGGCACGCCGGCTATCCAAAACGCCATCCCTATCCCCTACTTCCAGACCAACAGCTTCGCTGCACCGGGATTAGGCATCATTGCCGGCCTGATGATGCTGGGACTGGGTACCTGGTGGCTCAAAGGGCGTGCCAGCAAGGCACAGGCGCAAGGCGAGCACTACGGCACACATCCTGATGAAGGACTCGAGACAGACGCTGCTCCCGTCGCCAAGATGAGCATGATGACTGCACTGATTCCGCTCATCATGGTCATTGGTCTGAATGCGCTGCTGACTTACCTCATTTTCCCACGAATCGATTTCTCGTATCTGGCTGAGGCCTTCCCTGATCTCAAACCGGCAGGCGCGACGGGCATGTGGTCGATTCTTATCGCACTGGCCATTGCGTCTACCTGGTTGGTCATTACGCGCTGGAAGCAATGGAGCGATATCAAGACAACCGTCAACAATGGTTGTTTCGGCGCGATGCTGCCGGTCTTCAACACAGCGTCGGAAGTTGGCTACGGCGCTGTCATTGCGAGTCTGGCAGGCTTTGCCATCGTCAAGGAGGCCGTATTGGGGCTCTACCCAAGCAATCCGCTGATTTCAGAGGCCGTGGCGGTCAATGTGTTGGCAGGGATTACCGGATCTTCCTCCGGCGGCATGAGTATCGCGCTCTCGACATTGGGGTCAACCTACATGGAAATGGCGGTGAAAACCGGCATTGACCCTGAACTGATGCATCGTGTGGCAGCGCTGGCGGCTGGCAGCATGGATACCCTGCCACACTCTGGCGCGGTCATTACGTTATTGGCGATCTGCAAGCTGACACACCGCCAGTCTTACGGGCAGATGTTCATGATGACAGTGGCCTTCCCAATGCTAGCGCTGATTACCGTCGTGATACTCGGCAGTGTCGTCGGTAGCTTCTAA
- a CDS encoding alpha-galactosidase — MSLSDALSATSMTSRAVPAASWLSDQQWLSMSADGIQLQLDLSDGVLTLAHFGRQTLVDPAQHRLMSGSATPEASLDRLPPTTLFNDAGQGFAGYPALIGDREGRDWLTDMRLSDVECTTDSRGAHAQLSLSDNVSALEIVVSLTLTIEGVLRQQTMLTNHGSVPYRLEWLAACCLPLPVRFEECLSFGGRWVQEFTETRHTLSEGTFTLENRRGRSSHQRVPSLIIGTQGFSEQRGEVISAHLAWSGNHRLLVERQFDGSTQLQMGALLLPGEQSLATGDSITTPEVVMAWSDSGINGASQRMHRTLRARLDWPTADKPRPVHVNTWEALYFDHDAARLDELVTAAGDVGAERFVLDDGWFVGRNGERAALGDWYLDARKYPKGLGPLIAAVHAQGMEFGLWVEPEMVNPDSELYRTHPDWILGLANREQPLGRYQCVLDLTREDVGDYLFSRLDALLSEYPIKYLKWDMNRDLTHAATQAGERTGRPAAHAQVEALYTLLARLRQAHPSVEIESCASGGARTDHGILRHTHRVWTSDCNDPHERTHIQRGASRFLPPELLGAHIGPDHAHTTSRRTSLAFRASTALFGHLGLELDVSQLDQTERTELRGWLERYKSLRGLLHNGVSWQLDCLDQHQHAHGVVSLDGHEALFSVNQLAMPRHALPALQPLAGLQKAQSYRIELLELPEHPERRMKQLPAWIEAQQQGQTIVVTGDYLMRAGLALPILDPDQAILIHLQAIDS, encoded by the coding sequence ATGTCGTTATCCGATGCCTTATCTGCCACATCAATGACCTCGCGCGCGGTACCCGCGGCAAGCTGGCTGAGTGATCAGCAGTGGCTGAGCATGAGCGCTGATGGAATTCAGCTACAGCTGGATCTCAGCGATGGTGTCTTGACGCTGGCACACTTCGGTCGTCAGACATTGGTTGACCCTGCACAGCACCGTCTGATGAGCGGCAGCGCCACGCCCGAGGCCAGCCTTGACCGCTTGCCACCGACCACTCTCTTCAATGACGCCGGCCAGGGCTTCGCTGGTTATCCTGCGTTGATAGGGGATCGCGAGGGACGTGACTGGCTCACTGATATGCGTCTGAGTGATGTCGAGTGCACCACAGATTCCCGCGGTGCCCATGCGCAACTGTCGTTGTCGGATAACGTCAGCGCACTTGAGATTGTAGTGTCGCTGACGCTGACGATAGAGGGCGTGCTGCGCCAACAGACCATGCTGACCAACCACGGCAGCGTGCCCTACCGCCTCGAGTGGCTGGCGGCCTGCTGCCTGCCTCTGCCAGTCCGCTTCGAGGAGTGCCTGAGTTTCGGTGGCCGCTGGGTGCAGGAATTCACCGAGACCCGCCACACCCTGAGTGAAGGCACGTTTACACTGGAAAACCGTCGCGGACGCAGCTCACATCAACGCGTACCCTCACTGATCATCGGCACGCAAGGCTTCAGTGAGCAACGTGGTGAAGTGATCAGTGCACATCTTGCCTGGAGTGGTAATCATCGTCTGTTGGTCGAGCGTCAGTTTGATGGCAGCACTCAACTGCAGATGGGGGCGCTGCTATTACCTGGCGAGCAGTCACTCGCCACAGGCGACAGCATCACGACGCCTGAAGTGGTCATGGCATGGTCTGATAGCGGCATCAACGGCGCGAGTCAGCGCATGCATCGCACTCTGCGTGCTCGCCTCGACTGGCCGACTGCCGACAAACCGCGCCCCGTCCACGTCAATACCTGGGAAGCACTCTACTTCGATCATGACGCGGCACGTCTCGATGAGCTGGTCACTGCTGCGGGTGACGTCGGAGCGGAACGCTTCGTACTGGATGATGGCTGGTTTGTCGGCCGCAATGGAGAGCGCGCGGCACTCGGTGACTGGTATCTGGATGCGCGCAAATACCCGAAGGGATTAGGCCCGCTGATAGCAGCGGTTCACGCACAGGGAATGGAGTTCGGTCTGTGGGTGGAGCCCGAGATGGTCAATCCGGACAGCGAGCTTTATCGCACGCATCCCGACTGGATTCTGGGCTTGGCCAACCGAGAACAGCCACTGGGGCGTTATCAGTGCGTGCTGGATCTCACTCGCGAAGACGTCGGCGACTACCTGTTTTCGCGTCTGGATGCGTTACTCAGTGAATATCCGATCAAGTACCTGAAGTGGGACATGAATCGCGACCTGACCCACGCGGCGACTCAAGCGGGTGAACGCACCGGCAGGCCGGCGGCCCACGCTCAAGTCGAAGCACTTTATACCCTGCTGGCGCGCTTGCGTCAGGCGCATCCTTCCGTCGAGATCGAAAGCTGTGCTTCAGGAGGTGCCCGGACCGACCACGGCATCCTTCGTCATACCCATCGCGTGTGGACCTCAGACTGTAATGACCCGCATGAACGTACGCATATTCAGCGCGGGGCTAGCCGCTTCCTGCCACCAGAGTTACTGGGGGCACATATCGGTCCCGATCATGCCCACACCACGTCTCGCCGCACGTCGTTGGCCTTCCGCGCCTCAACGGCACTGTTCGGCCATCTAGGGCTGGAACTGGATGTCAGTCAGCTCGATCAGACAGAGCGCACTGAACTGCGTGGCTGGCTTGAACGCTATAAATCGTTGCGTGGCCTGCTGCATAACGGCGTCAGCTGGCAGTTGGATTGTCTTGACCAGCACCAGCACGCACATGGTGTGGTCAGCCTCGATGGCCATGAAGCACTGTTCAGTGTCAACCAGCTGGCGATGCCACGTCACGCGTTACCGGCACTGCAGCCACTGGCAGGACTCCAGAAAGCACAGTCCTATCGCATCGAGTTACTTGAGCTACCCGAGCATCCAGAGCGTCGCATGAAGCAATTACCGGCCTGGATCGAGGCGCAGCAACAGGGTCAAACCATTGTCGTCACTGGCGACTATCTGATGCGTGCAGGACTTGCATTACCGATACTCGATCCTGATCAGGCGATTCTTATCCACCTGCAAGCGATTGATTCCTGA
- a CDS encoding DUF1656 domain-containing protein, which translates to MNVTSADTGFMAGFNGLHEMVVGEFLISPMLVYALVALLAAGLIRSLLHRLLANHELWFEAWFDISLFIICLASVVALVT; encoded by the coding sequence ATGAACGTGACATCCGCAGACACTGGCTTCATGGCAGGCTTCAATGGGCTACATGAAATGGTGGTGGGTGAATTTCTGATCAGTCCCATGCTGGTCTATGCCTTGGTGGCATTGCTGGCGGCAGGACTTATCCGTTCGCTGCTGCACCGTTTGCTGGCCAATCATGAGCTATGGTTCGAGGCCTGGTTTGATATTTCTCTCTTCATCATCTGTCTGGCCTCAGTGGTTGCGCTGGTGACCTGA
- a CDS encoding beta-galactosidase, whose product MQLGVCYYPEHWPRERWAQDARDMVDAGIRVVRIGEFAWSRLEPTSGQLEFAWLDDAVSVLADAGLKIVMGTPTATPPKWLVDAHPEILAVDENGAVRGYGSRRHYCFSSPVYRTLSERIVSLMAERYAQHPAIMAWQTDNEYGCHDTILSYSVAARARFPQWLAARYGSVEALNEAWGSVFWSMEVTDFTQVEAPVGTVTEPHPAIVLDYRRFCSDMVVEYNRLQVDTLRTAGVSVDIVHNFMGLFTEFDHFDVARDLDIASWDSYPLGFLERGAHDEATKGFYRQQGHPDFAGFHHDLYRAMCKGRWWVMEQQPGPVNWAISNAAPLPGMVRLWSHEAFAHGAEVVSYFRWRQAPFAQEQMHAGLLRPDGTPASAWPELLQVRDELAAMAMHDDASAQIEAPARERAPVALMFDYASIWACQIQPHAENFDALELHLSWYSALRRLGLDIDIVSPCDDVTGYPLVVLPCQVIADDALAARLCSARNSGSRIVIGARSGSRTADLRIPDQLAPGALTALTGVTVDRVDGLRPAAEPALTLTNGHRGHALRWRDMLDMQRTTASVLSRFDDGEPAILQQNSVSYLTAWLDEDSLLAVLEAECRDADIATVALPQGVRLRRRGTLCFAFNYAPESRWLPDGLMPESGRVTGNQQLPAAGVSIWRSDDLNVDTNK is encoded by the coding sequence ATGCAACTCGGTGTCTGTTATTACCCCGAACACTGGCCCCGTGAGCGCTGGGCGCAGGATGCCCGCGACATGGTCGACGCCGGCATTCGTGTCGTACGGATCGGTGAGTTCGCCTGGAGTCGACTAGAGCCGACTTCAGGTCAGCTCGAATTCGCATGGCTGGATGATGCCGTCTCGGTACTGGCTGATGCAGGTCTCAAGATAGTGATGGGCACGCCTACTGCGACACCGCCCAAGTGGCTGGTGGATGCCCATCCCGAGATTCTTGCTGTGGATGAAAATGGTGCTGTGCGTGGTTACGGCTCGCGCCGCCATTACTGCTTTTCCTCACCCGTCTATCGCACGCTAAGCGAGCGTATCGTAAGCCTGATGGCAGAGCGCTACGCTCAGCATCCCGCCATCATGGCCTGGCAGACCGATAACGAATACGGCTGTCATGACACCATTCTCAGCTACTCAGTAGCAGCACGCGCACGCTTCCCACAGTGGCTCGCGGCGCGCTATGGCTCGGTCGAGGCGCTCAACGAGGCGTGGGGAAGCGTCTTCTGGAGCATGGAAGTTACCGACTTCACGCAAGTCGAGGCACCGGTCGGTACCGTTACTGAGCCGCACCCCGCTATCGTGCTCGACTACCGCCGCTTCTGCTCGGATATGGTGGTCGAATACAACCGATTGCAGGTGGATACTCTGCGCACTGCCGGTGTCAGCGTCGATATCGTGCATAACTTCATGGGCCTGTTCACCGAATTCGATCACTTTGATGTCGCGCGCGATCTCGACATCGCAAGCTGGGACAGCTATCCACTCGGCTTCCTTGAGCGTGGTGCCCATGATGAAGCGACCAAGGGCTTCTATCGTCAACAGGGGCATCCCGACTTTGCCGGCTTCCACCACGACCTTTATCGCGCCATGTGCAAGGGTCGCTGGTGGGTGATGGAGCAGCAGCCAGGTCCCGTCAACTGGGCCATCAGCAATGCAGCCCCCCTCCCCGGCATGGTACGGCTATGGAGCCATGAAGCCTTTGCCCACGGCGCTGAAGTCGTCTCTTACTTTCGCTGGCGCCAGGCCCCCTTCGCGCAGGAGCAGATGCATGCTGGTCTGCTGCGCCCTGATGGTACACCGGCGTCTGCGTGGCCAGAATTGCTACAGGTGCGCGATGAACTAGCCGCGATGGCCATGCACGACGATGCATCGGCTCAGATTGAAGCCCCTGCTCGTGAGCGCGCACCGGTAGCACTGATGTTCGACTATGCCTCTATCTGGGCCTGCCAGATTCAGCCCCATGCCGAGAATTTCGATGCACTGGAGCTACACCTCAGCTGGTACAGCGCACTGCGTCGATTAGGCCTCGACATCGACATCGTGTCGCCATGTGATGACGTGACAGGCTATCCGCTGGTGGTGCTGCCATGTCAGGTGATCGCGGACGATGCACTAGCTGCTCGCTTATGTAGTGCGCGTAACAGTGGCAGCCGGATCGTCATTGGGGCTCGTTCTGGCTCACGCACGGCTGATCTGCGAATTCCTGACCAACTGGCACCGGGAGCGCTGACGGCACTGACTGGCGTCACGGTAGATCGTGTGGACGGCTTGCGTCCTGCCGCTGAACCAGCCCTTACCCTGACCAATGGCCATCGAGGTCACGCGCTACGCTGGCGCGACATGCTCGACATGCAGCGTACGACGGCCAGCGTGCTATCGCGCTTTGATGATGGTGAGCCCGCCATACTTCAGCAAAACAGCGTCAGCTATCTCACCGCGTGGCTGGATGAAGATAGCCTGCTGGCAGTTCTCGAGGCCGAGTGTCGTGACGCCGATATTGCCACCGTCGCATTGCCACAAGGCGTACGTCTGCGTCGTCGAGGCACACTGTGCTTCGCCTTCAATTACGCGCCCGAATCACGTTGGTTGCCTGACGGGCTAATGCCGGAGTCAGGTCGGGTAACCGGTAACCAGCAGTTACCCGCCGCTGGCGTCAGTATCTGGCGATCCGATGATCTGAACGTTGATACGAACAAGTGA
- a CDS encoding efflux RND transporter periplasmic adaptor subunit, producing MSKPGQKVVKWIITLCLVAAAVWCALWLWKTYMYSPWTRDARVRAEVITLTPDVSGWVRELNVADTTEVHEGDVILQIDRARYSAALDKANASLASAKATLRLKEHEANRRSRLNTSAISEEARDTARLEAEVARADVQQAEAAVESAQLDLDRTQLTAPANGSILNMHLSQGNYVTAGTSVMALIKNDSFYLSAYFQETKLQHVRHGDEVQITLMSGSESFKGHVVGIGQGIADSNTTINAQQLPQVSSTFSWVRLAQRIPVRVEFDDIKAVRATGVNLAAGMTATVRLIEDASSNTRRPSASQADTVDGTP from the coding sequence ATGAGCAAGCCCGGACAGAAAGTCGTGAAATGGATCATTACCCTGTGCCTGGTGGCGGCCGCTGTGTGGTGTGCACTGTGGTTGTGGAAGACCTACATGTATAGCCCCTGGACGCGAGATGCACGGGTGCGGGCCGAAGTCATCACGCTAACCCCGGATGTCTCGGGCTGGGTGCGCGAGCTGAATGTGGCCGATACCACCGAGGTACATGAAGGCGATGTGATTCTGCAGATAGATCGCGCGCGCTACTCGGCGGCACTGGATAAGGCCAATGCAAGCCTGGCAAGCGCCAAGGCGACGCTGCGTCTCAAGGAGCACGAGGCCAATCGGCGTAGTCGATTGAACACTAGTGCGATCAGTGAGGAAGCGCGTGATACTGCGCGCCTTGAAGCGGAAGTGGCCCGTGCCGATGTGCAACAGGCTGAAGCCGCCGTGGAATCTGCGCAATTGGATCTCGATCGTACTCAGCTGACGGCGCCTGCCAATGGCAGCATCCTCAATATGCACCTGAGTCAGGGTAACTATGTGACGGCGGGCACATCGGTGATGGCTCTGATCAAGAATGACTCCTTCTACCTCAGTGCCTACTTCCAGGAGACCAAGCTGCAGCATGTGCGTCATGGTGACGAGGTTCAGATTACCCTGATGAGCGGTAGCGAAAGTTTCAAGGGACATGTGGTCGGCATTGGTCAGGGCATTGCAGACAGCAATACCACTATCAATGCACAGCAACTCCCTCAGGTCAGTTCTACCTTTAGTTGGGTACGCCTTGCGCAGCGTATTCCAGTGCGCGTCGAGTTCGATGACATCAAGGCGGTACGCGCCACCGGCGTCAACCTGGCGGCGGGAATGACAGCGACGGTCAGATTGATTGAGGATGCATCGTCGAATACCAGGAGGCCCTCGGCTTCGCAAGCAGATACTGTTGACGGGACACCCTAA
- a CDS encoding FUSC family protein has product MSPALAAFLKPTPFALKFACKGVLAMALALYAAFYFDLERPYWALISAAFLQTRPMSGMVVEKGICQITGTFVGICVATVIMGLFAQTPELALGSVTLWIGLCIYGASLTHNNLSYGCVMGAVACMIVVVLTSSAPSTFFTVALARLSELSLGALCAVLVSALVWPIRVRNHLGVLADTAVNATFRYMALALSMPLNSGQSAGQPGGLEQRTRERDERKAMLEQLMTGLDALNNLEIDAHSARYEGPQGKGRIRGVHLLTRRSMRLYATLKALHQLRHPEFFVPPQEVQEIDASDAESVTLMAERFSQPTMDLMQRLGVAFQSMADNQGTDQARVTLKELRGECLRLSRGHRSITALEARLLFSLREVLGHTLVMLQAREVINHPGRHQLRQPSMSWHRDHGRAATNALRAMCIFATTATFWVATAWDNGAVSMLLGTLFSGIFASRDDPAPIIPMVLKGLMFAVPSVLLFGNILLSHAQHFVPFILIFSVPLFLGLMGSVVPVLAGICLPFVVFNILLVMPDNGMTFDVAYTLNRSLAAGIGLVVTIIGFRLIPVPGASWDRRQLIRSTVSDIRELSERSTAQLDSWFGGRMGDRLLRLARHEQVRNQEQAARGTDKEIELKEQQVSGMPLLSLGLTGMDIGRGISFVRRELGSKMPKEVERALKALILVLAEDFERATRGERPHHLKSASHRLCDAISVHESMSRHKQALLAGWLARIHLTLESDAIRQHHG; this is encoded by the coding sequence ATGTCGCCTGCACTCGCTGCCTTTCTCAAGCCAACGCCCTTCGCGCTCAAGTTCGCCTGCAAGGGTGTGCTGGCCATGGCGTTGGCGCTTTACGCTGCCTTCTATTTCGACCTTGAACGTCCCTATTGGGCGCTGATCTCGGCAGCCTTTCTTCAGACTCGGCCCATGTCCGGCATGGTGGTCGAGAAGGGCATTTGTCAGATTACCGGAACCTTTGTCGGCATCTGCGTGGCGACTGTCATCATGGGCCTGTTTGCCCAGACACCGGAGCTTGCCCTTGGTAGTGTCACGCTCTGGATCGGGCTATGCATCTATGGCGCCTCGCTGACGCATAACAATCTATCCTATGGCTGTGTCATGGGGGCGGTGGCCTGCATGATTGTCGTGGTACTGACATCCTCGGCCCCCAGCACCTTCTTCACGGTGGCACTCGCGCGTTTGAGCGAGCTGAGCCTTGGGGCATTGTGCGCCGTACTGGTGAGTGCGTTGGTCTGGCCGATTCGTGTGCGCAATCACCTGGGCGTGCTGGCGGATACCGCAGTGAATGCCACCTTCCGCTATATGGCGCTTGCGCTCTCGATGCCGCTGAACTCAGGACAGAGTGCGGGTCAGCCGGGAGGGCTGGAGCAGCGCACGCGGGAGCGGGATGAACGTAAAGCGATGTTGGAACAACTCATGACGGGGCTTGATGCGCTCAACAATCTCGAGATTGACGCGCATTCTGCTCGCTATGAAGGTCCGCAGGGCAAGGGCCGTATCCGAGGAGTTCATCTGTTGACGCGGCGCAGTATGCGGCTCTATGCGACGCTCAAAGCGCTTCATCAGTTACGACACCCAGAATTTTTCGTCCCTCCTCAGGAGGTGCAAGAGATAGATGCTTCAGACGCTGAGAGCGTTACGCTGATGGCGGAGCGATTCAGTCAGCCGACGATGGACCTCATGCAGCGATTGGGAGTTGCCTTTCAGAGCATGGCAGACAATCAGGGGACAGATCAGGCACGCGTCACGCTCAAGGAACTTCGTGGAGAATGCCTGCGACTGTCTCGTGGCCATCGCAGTATCACGGCGCTTGAAGCACGACTGCTGTTCAGTCTGAGGGAAGTGCTGGGTCATACCTTGGTGATGCTGCAGGCCCGTGAAGTCATCAACCATCCGGGGCGCCATCAGTTGCGTCAGCCAAGCATGAGCTGGCATCGGGATCATGGACGTGCGGCAACCAATGCGCTGCGCGCCATGTGTATTTTTGCGACGACGGCGACGTTCTGGGTGGCGACGGCCTGGGATAATGGTGCCGTATCCATGCTGCTTGGCACGTTGTTCTCCGGCATTTTTGCCAGTCGCGATGATCCCGCGCCCATTATTCCCATGGTACTGAAAGGCCTGATGTTCGCAGTGCCCAGCGTACTGCTGTTTGGCAATATCCTGCTCAGCCATGCCCAACATTTTGTGCCCTTTATTCTCATCTTCAGTGTGCCTTTGTTCTTGGGGCTGATGGGCTCCGTGGTACCAGTGCTGGCGGGTATCTGTCTGCCGTTCGTGGTCTTCAATATCCTGCTGGTGATGCCGGATAACGGCATGACCTTTGATGTCGCCTATACACTCAACAGGAGCCTGGCCGCGGGTATCGGTCTGGTCGTGACCATCATCGGTTTCCGCTTGATACCGGTGCCGGGGGCGAGTTGGGACAGACGACAGCTTATTCGCTCCACTGTCAGCGATATTCGTGAGTTGTCTGAGCGCTCGACCGCACAGCTCGATAGCTGGTTCGGCGGACGGATGGGGGACCGCCTCTTGCGTCTTGCTCGCCACGAGCAAGTGCGTAATCAAGAGCAGGCTGCGCGCGGGACTGACAAGGAAATTGAGCTGAAAGAGCAACAGGTGTCAGGGATGCCGTTGTTGTCACTTGGGCTTACCGGCATGGATATCGGGCGTGGCATCAGCTTTGTGCGTCGTGAGCTAGGCAGCAAGATGCCCAAAGAGGTCGAGCGCGCATTGAAGGCGCTTATTCTCGTGCTGGCGGAGGATTTTGAACGTGCGACCCGCGGTGAACGGCCGCACCATCTCAAATCTGCTAGTCATCGACTCTGTGATGCCATTTCGGTTCACGAGAGTATGAGCCGTCACAAGCAGGCATTGCTGGCGGGTTGGCTGGCACGTATTCACCTGACTCTCGAAAGCGATGCTATCAGGCAGCACCACGGCTGA
- a CDS encoding SMP-30/gluconolactonase/LRE family protein, producing MTQSTCLGEAKCCVASHCELGEGPGWNADQSEVRWLNILAGELHHASADGSHHRMTALARKTSYAALTTEGDYLLVAERQLSRFDPSTGELTDFLPFESDHSPATRSNDARVDTHGSLWLSSMGVNAETGAGSLYRLHRGQLTCLMSGLSIPNALCFSPDGRFAYFTDTVTGQVMRWMLDADGWPLASAGGHEAPEVWADLRESGGGPDGAVIDSEGFMWIALWGAGRVARLNHDGDEVAHVALPVSQPSCPLFGGESLDTLYITTAHEALKVADDTQDGDLFAFELSSAGIQGLVEPRLVLS from the coding sequence ATGACGCAATCAACTTGTCTGGGAGAGGCCAAGTGCTGTGTGGCTAGCCACTGCGAGCTAGGTGAAGGGCCGGGCTGGAACGCCGATCAGAGTGAAGTGCGCTGGCTGAATATCCTGGCCGGCGAGCTGCATCACGCCTCTGCCGACGGCAGTCATCACCGTATGACGGCACTTGCCCGCAAGACCTCCTACGCGGCGCTCACCACTGAGGGTGATTACCTGCTGGTGGCCGAGCGTCAGCTGTCACGTTTCGACCCATCCACGGGTGAGTTGACGGACTTTCTCCCCTTTGAGTCCGATCACTCACCGGCGACACGCAGCAACGATGCTCGCGTCGATACTCACGGTAGCCTGTGGCTGTCGAGCATGGGTGTGAACGCGGAAACCGGTGCAGGCAGCCTCTACCGGCTACACCGTGGCCAGCTGACGTGTCTGATGAGTGGTCTGAGCATCCCCAATGCTTTGTGCTTCTCACCCGATGGTCGCTTCGCCTACTTCACCGATACTGTCACCGGACAGGTGATGCGTTGGATGCTCGATGCTGACGGCTGGCCACTTGCCTCAGCGGGCGGCCATGAGGCACCTGAAGTCTGGGCTGATCTTCGCGAATCAGGGGGTGGCCCAGACGGAGCAGTGATCGATAGCGAAGGCTTCATGTGGATCGCGCTCTGGGGCGCAGGTCGCGTAGCGCGCTTGAATCACGATGGCGATGAAGTGGCACATGTGGCATTGCCCGTCAGCCAGCCCTCGTGTCCGCTCTTCGGAGGGGAATCGCTCGACACGCTCTATATCACGACGGCCCATGAGGCCCTCAAGGTCGCTGACGACACGCAGGATGGTGACCTGTTTGCATTCGAGCTGTCATCCGCCGGCATTCAAGGGCTTGTAGAGCCGAGACTGGTGTTGAGTTAG